One Spiribacter halobius DNA segment encodes these proteins:
- a CDS encoding GNAT family N-acetyltransferase gives MQVRAAQLADAPAIEALAERMFSLGRFRGIALNRDKVRAVIRYAIPASDYMLAVAESDNGELAGLHLAQVTAYYFSDQYMAESVAYFVLPHFRGSSAALRLLAYFWRWAEQRGAREAVLGTGPSQGTTLARMDRFLRRAGMSQIGGLYTRPLG, from the coding sequence ATGCAGGTGCGCGCAGCGCAGCTGGCCGATGCGCCGGCGATTGAAGCCCTCGCCGAGCGAATGTTCTCGCTCGGCCGATTTCGCGGCATTGCACTCAATCGGGACAAGGTCCGGGCGGTTATCCGTTACGCCATTCCCGCTTCCGACTACATGCTGGCGGTTGCGGAAAGCGACAACGGCGAGCTGGCCGGCCTGCACCTGGCCCAGGTCACCGCCTACTACTTTTCCGATCAATACATGGCCGAGTCCGTAGCCTATTTTGTTCTGCCGCACTTCCGTGGCAGCTCGGCCGCGCTGCGGCTTCTCGCCTACTTCTGGCGCTGGGCGGAGCAGCGAGGCGCGCGCGAGGCGGTGCTGGGCACTGGACCGTCCCAGGGCACGACGCTGGCTCGAATGGATCGCTTCCTGCGGCGGGCCGGCATGTCACAGATCGGCGGCCTCTATACAAGGCCGCTCGGCTGA
- a CDS encoding calcium-binding protein, with translation MSRDHVGRPPQPPYPGSAGATSGNDLTGRVVHSANQVIPVLSVDHEGMPGISVSFPGVVGISLHTDFSILKTSIDFMPSPVGSAGEVTNSANLFWRGDGTVLAESGTYRVERIDGNVESRDTDGRITSEDYVRLRATNENGQTINLDGLISEGFGGTADVVIGANGVGRLDAYDVVERSTVLDDLSALLGGEAGEVNAKVVSGLRGEDGTFVRVTAFPEAAGPAIGGHPVEDILLGESGPAGTRIWYHESGRRVQVPEPDMSPWSNNGAFRPAAVSEFDRPEHDVDEKPEKRPSAAGGAAAPGGHSEGADTLAPGLGKHPAGAAHSSAALREPNADNSNGAEDSAPQAPDAETDRAAPPLTGNLLLGAGGLSLGLVHGDAGTGLDGLARFAEPVNGGLGDGLRVGADLFRLDRALDLGDDWRAASYGVDLAGDSAAWLADGTESAFAGQLKGAGDALGAVAGLANLDEALDAGNYVSVVDGIGNAAGWAGSALGNAGLEAFSGTLQEFVPYAGLFSNIAEGNGFGVITSAVGAVNPVAGMVLSVAGSVLGGLLGDDDPPPPPEAYAAIAVDETGRYYVADAGDAYGGNGGAMAVAAQQVANVMNAAVAATGGRLLAPEDIPSVRIGYDGDGLYGPGGHVDSLDEALGRVAQRMLGQVPIEGGEVYAKRALYGELADGGALDLDALESALAAGRRFSAVQRQRAEVEALAGDVDVAVELEALADGARNVDELSAEAQRLLAATEVESAAQALALGRPHRFDHASRLTDALERAGVDLDGVAVTDLVMAIDHGRLVAAVADPDRPEAAVGGLPHAAIDWYAADRGAATLHLPDGGDWNLADLVARLGLADGAGTRAVADAFPGGAAVGTDGDDVLSAGSSGDELIGMAGDDRLRGGAGADRLAGGAGADVLDGGAGQDTVVYTRSDDGVHVDLATGAARGGDAWGDRLHGIENVEGSRHSDVLQGSMDDNRLATGAGDDHAHGAAGHDTLLGEAGEDLLAGGTGDDRIAGGHGNDHLYGESGDDALLGGSGDDVLIGGGGSNIIAGGGGQDTAAYAGDFGDYRVTLAGEGEASVVGPAGTEDRLSGVERLRFNDRILQLQSDGNWTSVPSAARRLGGRPAESSVGWGEAAALGILASFALQRPATASGRDWRPESPSDQGAGPPAAPKTIQQPPAAAEPGAAIGENIRGKPSHAADAPSNGSDGAPGASLPGVAIIPPADPAQRETTAAGDSERPPAIAGLAPELRSAEGTAPREERQPHAVEDPEPLPPDVLRWEGTNGDDVIRGSDIRDIMLGRGGDDRLYGRKADDRLEGGPGADWLEGGSGADTLRGGAGDDWLRGGTGSDTLRGGGGDDILSGGGGDDTLAGGPGADVLSGGAGDDRLVVDADDDAELVEGGSGTDTVILDGVWRGDVRGFQGVERIQGGAGDDEVTASTRFLHVDLGDGQDSLALPGLSVFAAALRFGPESGSAVVEDAEGAKLAVTAETLVLDEGEVHLDGRNNDPFTRDDRLTGEEDAWLRFDPQRLAANDLDLDAGDATRVAAVGGVDIALTRALDHRYWDPDYAEAQANALAADGGSWRVRRGGPGDDELAAGDGRELFLGAGGERDTVVLDGRREDYRLEAAGDRVEVTRLDSGATDRLYGIQGLRFTDGSVFVGEADVRRGVLEVTGDGARFRGDRDWFGETSIRYSAADGHGGRAAGQLHVDLAPVNDSPSLYREVDYDGNYRHVTVRSPAWDREHNQAEAGYFTAEGSGRLLGIDVEDTGGGLDLSGELHYELASQPAFGEVSVASDGRFSYRLNQGDDAGRWVAQEYTYIDRDGGDTRTGTATRWVWQPPEDPVPAGEKHRVETVRFDVRVTDSQGGTAESTVTIENSPPRGGGKKPLALDLDGDGLEFTDIDDSGIEADINGDGWLERMAWIGADDALLTLDRDGDGRVSGFEEISFVDDHPRARTDMEGLALAFDTDGDGDLDRDDAAWDRFALWQDGDGDGIEDPGERIELAHAGIRRIGVISDGEAERLGDVTVFGRSRFQTADGDGGVVGDVAFHYAGKAPTTTADELSAVAVLRAAQAAAATSSREAPPPPVAEGVVVADEPLADQPLQLVG, from the coding sequence ATGAGCAGAGATCACGTCGGCCGGCCGCCGCAGCCCCCTTACCCCGGTAGCGCAGGAGCCACCAGCGGCAACGATCTGACCGGTAGGGTCGTTCACTCGGCGAATCAAGTGATTCCGGTCCTTAGCGTTGACCATGAAGGAATGCCCGGGATTTCTGTGTCTTTTCCGGGTGTGGTCGGGATTTCACTGCATACTGATTTCTCAATTCTTAAGACATCCATTGATTTCATGCCGTCGCCGGTTGGTAGCGCTGGCGAGGTGACCAATAGCGCGAACCTGTTCTGGCGGGGGGACGGTACTGTACTCGCGGAAAGCGGTACCTACCGAGTTGAGCGCATTGATGGCAACGTGGAATCAAGGGACACGGACGGGCGAATCACCTCGGAAGACTATGTAAGGCTGAGGGCGACCAACGAGAACGGGCAGACAATCAATCTGGACGGGCTGATCAGCGAGGGGTTCGGCGGCACGGCTGATGTCGTGATCGGAGCGAACGGGGTGGGCCGCCTGGACGCCTATGATGTCGTTGAGCGCTCGACCGTGCTTGATGACCTCTCGGCGCTATTGGGCGGTGAAGCGGGCGAGGTGAACGCCAAGGTGGTCTCCGGTCTGCGGGGGGAGGACGGCACGTTCGTCCGGGTGACGGCTTTTCCGGAAGCGGCTGGTCCCGCGATCGGCGGGCACCCGGTGGAGGACATCCTGCTCGGCGAGTCGGGGCCGGCCGGGACCCGGATCTGGTATCACGAATCCGGTCGAAGAGTTCAGGTACCCGAGCCAGACATGTCGCCGTGGTCAAACAATGGCGCCTTCCGCCCGGCCGCGGTAAGCGAGTTTGATCGCCCTGAGCACGATGTTGACGAAAAGCCTGAGAAGCGGCCAAGCGCTGCCGGGGGGGCCGCGGCACCGGGGGGGCACTCCGAAGGCGCTGATACGCTCGCCCCGGGCCTCGGCAAGCACCCGGCCGGTGCGGCGCACAGCAGCGCGGCGCTTCGCGAACCGAACGCTGATAACTCCAATGGCGCCGAGGACAGCGCACCCCAGGCCCCGGATGCCGAGACCGACAGGGCGGCGCCTCCGCTCACGGGAAACCTTCTCCTCGGGGCCGGCGGCCTGAGCCTGGGGCTGGTCCACGGCGACGCCGGCACGGGCCTCGACGGGCTTGCCCGCTTTGCGGAGCCGGTCAACGGCGGGCTCGGAGACGGTCTCCGTGTGGGCGCCGACCTTTTCCGCCTCGACCGCGCCCTCGACCTCGGCGACGATTGGAGGGCGGCCAGCTACGGCGTGGACCTCGCTGGCGACTCTGCCGCCTGGCTGGCCGACGGCACCGAATCCGCGTTCGCTGGGCAGCTGAAGGGCGCTGGCGACGCGCTCGGCGCGGTGGCTGGGCTGGCGAATCTGGACGAGGCGCTGGACGCCGGCAACTACGTATCGGTGGTGGACGGAATCGGCAACGCCGCCGGCTGGGCGGGTTCAGCGCTGGGGAATGCGGGGCTCGAGGCGTTCTCCGGAACGCTGCAGGAGTTCGTGCCCTACGCCGGGCTCTTCTCGAATATTGCCGAGGGCAATGGCTTCGGCGTCATCACCAGCGCCGTCGGCGCAGTGAATCCCGTCGCCGGCATGGTGCTCTCCGTGGCGGGGAGCGTGCTCGGCGGCCTGCTCGGGGATGACGACCCGCCGCCCCCGCCCGAGGCCTACGCAGCAATCGCCGTGGATGAAACCGGTCGCTACTACGTGGCCGATGCCGGCGACGCCTACGGCGGCAATGGCGGGGCCATGGCGGTGGCGGCACAGCAGGTGGCCAATGTCATGAATGCGGCCGTGGCGGCCACCGGCGGCCGCCTGCTGGCGCCGGAGGACATTCCGTCCGTGCGCATCGGCTATGACGGTGACGGCCTCTACGGCCCCGGTGGGCATGTGGATTCCCTGGACGAGGCACTTGGCCGTGTGGCGCAGCGCATGCTCGGCCAGGTGCCGATCGAGGGTGGGGAGGTCTACGCGAAGCGCGCCCTCTACGGCGAGCTCGCCGATGGCGGCGCCCTCGATCTGGACGCGCTCGAGTCGGCCTTGGCGGCCGGGAGGCGATTCAGCGCCGTTCAGAGGCAGCGCGCCGAGGTAGAAGCCCTGGCGGGCGATGTGGACGTCGCGGTGGAGCTCGAGGCGCTTGCTGACGGCGCCCGCAACGTGGACGAGCTGTCGGCCGAGGCGCAGCGGCTGCTCGCGGCGACGGAGGTTGAGAGCGCGGCGCAGGCACTGGCTCTGGGGCGACCCCACCGCTTCGACCACGCCTCGCGGCTGACGGACGCGCTGGAGCGGGCGGGCGTGGACCTCGACGGTGTCGCGGTGACTGACCTGGTGATGGCGATCGATCACGGCCGCCTGGTGGCAGCGGTTGCAGATCCGGACCGCCCGGAAGCCGCCGTGGGCGGGCTGCCCCATGCGGCCATCGACTGGTATGCAGCGGATCGTGGAGCGGCAACGCTCCATCTGCCCGATGGCGGCGACTGGAACCTCGCCGATCTCGTGGCGCGGCTCGGGCTCGCGGACGGGGCGGGCACGCGCGCCGTCGCGGACGCTTTTCCGGGCGGTGCAGCCGTCGGTACCGACGGCGATGACGTTCTCTCCGCTGGATCCTCTGGAGATGAGCTGATCGGCATGGCCGGCGATGACCGGCTGCGCGGTGGCGCGGGCGCCGATCGTCTCGCCGGCGGCGCCGGAGCCGATGTCCTGGACGGCGGCGCCGGGCAGGATACGGTCGTCTACACCCGAAGCGACGATGGCGTGCACGTGGATCTCGCTACGGGCGCTGCCCGGGGCGGCGACGCCTGGGGCGATCGCCTCCACGGCATCGAAAACGTCGAGGGGAGCCGCCATTCCGACGTTCTGCAGGGAAGCATGGACGATAACCGCCTCGCGACCGGCGCCGGGGATGACCACGCCCATGGCGCCGCGGGGCATGACACCCTCCTTGGCGAGGCCGGTGAGGACCTGCTCGCCGGCGGCACCGGCGATGACCGAATCGCAGGCGGTCATGGTAATGACCACCTTTACGGCGAATCCGGTGATGACGCGCTCCTGGGTGGTTCCGGTGACGACGTGCTCATCGGCGGCGGTGGCAGCAATATCATCGCGGGTGGCGGCGGCCAGGATACCGCCGCCTACGCCGGGGACTTTGGCGATTACCGCGTGACCCTGGCCGGGGAAGGCGAGGCCAGCGTGGTCGGGCCGGCGGGCACGGAAGACCGTCTCTCCGGCGTCGAGCGGCTACGCTTTAACGACCGCATTCTGCAACTTCAGTCGGATGGCAACTGGACATCCGTCCCGTCCGCGGCACGCCGCCTTGGCGGGCGGCCGGCAGAGAGCAGTGTCGGCTGGGGCGAGGCAGCCGCGCTCGGGATCTTGGCCAGTTTCGCCCTGCAGCGTCCGGCAACGGCCTCCGGTCGGGACTGGCGTCCAGAGTCGCCGTCGGACCAGGGTGCGGGGCCGCCGGCGGCCCCGAAGACGATTCAGCAGCCGCCAGCAGCAGCTGAGCCGGGAGCGGCGATCGGGGAGAACATCCGCGGCAAGCCATCGCATGCCGCGGACGCTCCCAGTAACGGCAGTGATGGTGCGCCCGGAGCATCCCTTCCTGGCGTTGCGATCATCCCACCCGCCGACCCAGCCCAGCGGGAAACCACCGCCGCCGGTGACAGTGAACGGCCGCCAGCGATAGCCGGCCTGGCCCCCGAACTGCGATCCGCTGAGGGCACCGCTCCGCGGGAAGAGCGGCAGCCTCACGCCGTCGAGGACCCCGAGCCGCTTCCGCCCGACGTGCTGCGCTGGGAGGGGACGAACGGCGACGATGTAATTCGCGGCAGTGACATTCGCGACATCATGCTCGGCCGGGGAGGCGACGACCGCCTCTACGGCCGCAAGGCAGACGATCGTCTGGAAGGCGGCCCGGGCGCGGACTGGCTCGAGGGCGGCAGCGGTGCGGATACCCTGCGCGGCGGGGCGGGTGACGACTGGCTGCGGGGTGGTACCGGATCGGACACTCTCCGCGGCGGCGGGGGCGACGACATTCTCTCCGGCGGTGGCGGCGACGACACGCTGGCTGGCGGACCGGGCGCCGACGTCCTGTCGGGCGGCGCCGGGGATGACCGGCTGGTGGTCGATGCCGACGATGACGCCGAGCTGGTCGAGGGCGGCAGCGGCACGGACACCGTGATCCTCGACGGCGTGTGGCGTGGGGATGTGCGGGGCTTCCAGGGCGTGGAACGGATCCAGGGCGGCGCCGGCGACGATGAGGTCACCGCCAGCACGCGTTTCCTGCACGTCGACCTGGGTGACGGTCAGGACAGTCTGGCGCTCCCAGGCCTCAGCGTCTTTGCCGCTGCGCTCCGCTTCGGGCCGGAGTCGGGCAGCGCCGTGGTCGAGGACGCGGAAGGCGCGAAACTCGCCGTGACGGCCGAGACGCTGGTGCTTGACGAGGGTGAGGTGCATCTCGACGGCCGCAACAACGACCCGTTCACCCGGGACGACCGGCTCACGGGCGAGGAGGATGCGTGGTTGCGGTTCGACCCGCAGCGCCTCGCCGCGAACGACCTCGACCTCGATGCCGGCGATGCGACTCGCGTTGCCGCCGTGGGAGGAGTCGACATCGCGCTGACCCGCGCGCTCGACCACCGCTACTGGGATCCGGACTACGCCGAGGCGCAAGCGAACGCACTGGCTGCCGATGGCGGCTCGTGGCGGGTTAGGCGCGGCGGACCCGGGGACGACGAGCTTGCCGCGGGTGACGGGCGCGAGCTCTTCCTCGGCGCAGGCGGCGAGCGCGACACCGTCGTGCTCGACGGCCGCCGCGAGGACTATCGGCTCGAGGCGGCCGGAGACCGCGTCGAGGTTACCCGGCTCGACAGCGGCGCCACAGACCGTCTGTACGGCATTCAGGGCCTGCGCTTCACGGACGGCTCCGTATTCGTCGGTGAGGCGGACGTGCGCCGCGGCGTGCTCGAAGTCACCGGAGACGGCGCGCGCTTCCGGGGAGACCGTGACTGGTTCGGGGAGACGAGCATTCGCTACTCGGCAGCGGATGGTCATGGCGGACGCGCTGCAGGCCAGCTGCATGTGGACCTCGCGCCCGTCAACGACAGCCCCTCCCTGTATCGGGAGGTCGACTACGACGGGAACTACCGCCACGTCACGGTGCGGTCCCCGGCCTGGGACCGGGAACATAACCAGGCAGAGGCGGGATACTTCACCGCCGAAGGGTCTGGTCGCCTGCTCGGCATCGACGTCGAGGACACAGGCGGCGGCCTCGACCTGTCCGGCGAACTGCACTACGAGCTCGCGTCCCAGCCGGCCTTCGGCGAGGTGAGCGTGGCCTCCGACGGGCGCTTCAGCTATCGGCTAAATCAGGGCGACGACGCAGGCCGCTGGGTTGCGCAGGAGTACACCTACATCGACCGCGATGGCGGCGATACGCGCACCGGGACCGCGACCCGTTGGGTCTGGCAGCCCCCCGAGGACCCGGTGCCCGCCGGCGAGAAGCACCGGGTTGAGACCGTGCGCTTCGACGTTCGGGTTACGGACTCACAGGGGGGCACCGCCGAGAGCACGGTAACGATAGAGAACAGCCCTCCACGCGGAGGCGGCAAGAAGCCCCTGGCGCTGGACCTCGATGGCGACGGCCTGGAGTTTACGGACATTGACGACTCTGGGATCGAGGCCGACATCAACGGCGACGGCTGGCTCGAGCGAATGGCCTGGATCGGAGCGGACGACGCCCTGCTGACCCTGGACCGGGACGGCGACGGCCGCGTCTCCGGATTCGAAGAGATCAGCTTCGTCGACGACCACCCTAGGGCGCGCACCGACATGGAGGGGCTGGCGCTGGCATTCGACACCGATGGCGACGGCGATCTCGACCGCGACGACGCCGCCTGGGATCGCTTCGCCCTCTGGCAGGATGGCGATGGCGACGGCATCGAGGACCCTGGCGAGCGGATCGAGCTGGCGCACGCCGGTATTCGGCGAATCGGCGTGATATCGGACGGCGAAGCCGAGCGCCTGGGCGATGTCACGGTGTTCGGCCGCAGCCGCTTCCAGACGGCCGACGGCGATGGTGGCGTCGTGGGGGACGTGGCCTTCCACTATGCCGGGAAGGCGCCGACGACGACCGCCGATGAGCTCTCGGCGGTTGCCGTTCTGCGGGCCGCGCAGGCGGCGGCCGCCACCTCTTCCCGGGAGGCGCCCCCGCCGCCCGTCGCCGAGGGCGTCGTAGTGGCAGACGAACCCTTGGCGGACCAACCGCTTCAGCTCGTCGGTTAG
- a CDS encoding toxin-activating lysine-acyltransferase, giving the protein MEEESPAGRGDHSRSDPESTKEQARDAEASAEPPRVAAVLGEIGWLLSQSPTHRHALFLADLEWLVVPAVSHGQFRVYRSGGQPVGAALWAFVSKNVGRRLEGGGRIAAGEWRSGERPWLVELIAPFGQAETMLGELRSTVLAGRRLSFSRLRGDGRRETVTLDPESAASSDTPAVQEAHQKAGS; this is encoded by the coding sequence ATGGAAGAGGAATCCCCGGCAGGACGCGGCGACCACAGCCGATCCGACCCTGAATCCACCAAAGAGCAGGCCCGGGACGCGGAGGCTTCCGCGGAGCCGCCGCGGGTGGCGGCAGTACTCGGCGAGATCGGCTGGCTTCTCTCCCAGTCTCCGACCCACCGGCACGCGCTGTTTCTCGCGGACCTGGAATGGCTGGTTGTGCCCGCGGTGAGCCACGGACAGTTTCGCGTCTACCGGTCCGGTGGCCAGCCCGTGGGCGCTGCGCTCTGGGCCTTCGTCTCCAAGAACGTAGGCCGCCGTCTGGAGGGCGGCGGGCGCATCGCCGCCGGCGAGTGGCGCAGCGGCGAACGCCCGTGGCTGGTGGAGCTCATCGCACCATTCGGGCAGGCGGAGACCATGCTGGGCGAGCTCCGCAGCACTGTTCTGGCGGGGCGGCGCCTGAGCTTCTCACGCCTGCGCGGCGACGGCCGGCGAGAGACAGTCACTCTGGATCCCGAATCCGCCGCTTCCAGCGATACGCCGGCAGTTCAGGAAGCGCATCAAAAGGCAGGAAGCTGA
- a CDS encoding tetratricopeptide repeat protein produces the protein MLQEAAESGDASAMYWLGQAYDYGHGVPTDPDRALDLYWDAAEQGLPEAQAAIAYSFDEGIGLPLDDAEAIRWYRKAAEGGEVPSQRALGLMYAAGEGVERDFEEAARWYRRAAENGDAVAARLMAEIHYRGSGPFAIDHERAAEWFYRAARQGEARAQYGLYVLYGQGLGVPHDEMTAYTWALFAARQGSEWGRKAWEGADWFLNEHQQRDIERRVEAGVMPSLTND, from the coding sequence ATGCTGCAGGAAGCAGCCGAGAGTGGCGATGCAAGCGCCATGTACTGGTTGGGACAGGCTTATGACTACGGTCATGGTGTCCCTACCGATCCTGACCGCGCACTCGACCTCTATTGGGACGCTGCTGAACAGGGACTGCCCGAGGCCCAAGCAGCGATTGCTTACTCCTTCGATGAAGGGATTGGGTTACCGCTCGATGACGCGGAAGCGATTCGTTGGTATCGCAAGGCGGCTGAAGGCGGAGAGGTACCGTCCCAGCGCGCCCTGGGGCTGATGTATGCCGCGGGCGAGGGGGTAGAGCGGGACTTTGAGGAGGCGGCACGATGGTATCGCCGGGCGGCCGAGAACGGCGATGCCGTGGCCGCTCGCCTCATGGCCGAGATCCACTACCGCGGATCCGGCCCCTTTGCCATCGACCATGAGCGTGCCGCCGAGTGGTTTTATCGCGCTGCCCGCCAGGGTGAGGCCCGCGCGCAGTACGGACTCTACGTGCTCTACGGTCAGGGCCTTGGCGTCCCGCACGACGAGATGACCGCCTACACCTGGGCGCTCTTCGCTGCCCGCCAGGGCAGCGAGTGGGGGCGGAAGGCCTGGGAAGGTGCGGACTGGTTCCTCAATGAACACCAGCAGCGCGATATCGAGCGGCGCGTGGAAGCCGGTGTCATGCCGAGCCTCACCAACGATTGA
- the argH gene encoding argininosuccinate lyase has translation MTDRDSASGQLWTGRFTEATDAFVEAFTASEHYDRRLYREDIRGSQAHARMLNAVGVLSDADTRAIVEGLDAIAGEIERGEFPWDPGLEDVHMNIEARLTARIGEAGKRLHTARSRNDQIATDVRLWLRAATDEAIALLRRFQHGLVDLAEREADSIMPGFTHLQVAQPVTFGHHMLAWYEMLVRDEGRFRDARERLDVCPLGSAALAGTTFPVDRERTARELGFREPTRNSLDAVSDRDFAIEFASAAALTMTHLSRMAEELVLWTSPMFDFIDLPDRFCTGSSIMPQKKNPDVAELVRGKAARAHGALHTLLTLMKGQPLAYNRDNQEDKEPLFDAADALRDSLRAFADMVPALTVKRDNAREAARRGFATATDLADYLVRQGVAFRDAHEIVGRAVRHGVAHGRDLAEMSLEELRGFSEAIGEDVFQVLTLEGSVAARDHLGGTAPAQVRAQVAAARERLAGDSS, from the coding sequence ATGACCGATCGAGACTCCGCCTCCGGGCAGCTTTGGACCGGCCGATTCACGGAGGCCACGGACGCCTTCGTCGAGGCCTTTACCGCCTCCGAGCACTACGACCGCCGGCTCTATCGCGAGGACATCCGTGGCTCCCAGGCGCACGCGCGGATGCTGAACGCGGTGGGGGTGCTGAGCGATGCCGATACCCGGGCCATCGTTGAAGGGCTCGACGCCATCGCCGGGGAGATCGAGCGCGGCGAGTTCCCCTGGGATCCGGGGCTCGAGGACGTGCACATGAACATCGAGGCGCGTCTGACCGCGCGCATCGGTGAGGCCGGCAAGCGCCTGCACACGGCGCGCTCCCGCAACGATCAGATCGCCACCGACGTGCGCCTGTGGCTGCGGGCGGCCACCGACGAGGCCATCGCGCTGCTGCGCCGGTTCCAGCACGGGCTGGTGGACCTGGCCGAGCGCGAGGCGGACAGCATCATGCCCGGCTTCACCCACCTGCAGGTGGCGCAGCCGGTGACCTTCGGCCATCACATGCTCGCCTGGTACGAGATGCTGGTGCGCGACGAGGGCCGCTTCCGCGACGCCCGCGAGCGGCTCGACGTCTGCCCCCTCGGCAGCGCGGCGCTGGCCGGGACCACCTTCCCGGTGGACCGCGAGCGCACTGCCCGCGAGCTCGGCTTCCGCGAGCCCACCCGCAACTCGCTGGACGCCGTGTCGGATCGGGACTTCGCCATCGAATTCGCCAGCGCCGCGGCGCTGACCATGACCCATCTCTCGCGCATGGCCGAGGAGCTGGTGCTCTGGACCTCACCCATGTTCGACTTCATCGACCTGCCGGACCGGTTCTGCACCGGCAGCTCGATCATGCCGCAGAAGAAGAACCCGGATGTCGCCGAGCTGGTGCGCGGCAAGGCCGCGAGGGCGCACGGCGCGCTGCACACCTTGCTGACCCTGATGAAGGGCCAGCCGCTGGCCTACAACCGCGACAACCAGGAGGACAAGGAGCCGCTGTTCGACGCCGCCGACGCACTGCGCGACAGCCTGCGCGCCTTCGCCGACATGGTGCCGGCCCTCACGGTCAAGCGCGACAACGCCCGTGAGGCGGCGCGTCGGGGCTTTGCCACCGCAACCGACCTGGCCGACTACCTGGTGCGCCAGGGTGTGGCCTTCCGCGACGCCCACGAGATCGTCGGCCGTGCCGTCCGCCACGGTGTGGCGCATGGGCGGGACCTGGCCGAGATGAGCCTGGAGGAGCTTCGCGGCTTCTCCGAGGCCATCGGCGAAGACGTCTTCCAGGTGCTCACCCTGGAGGGCTCGGTGGCTGCCCGCGACCACCTCGGGGGCACGGCGCCGGCCCAGGTGCGCGCCCAGGTCGCCGCCGCCCGCGAGCGCCTGGCTGGCGACAGTTCCTAG
- the lptM gene encoding LPS translocon maturation chaperone LptM, with protein MLVRSLVAALLAASLMAGCGVKGDLYLPPEDTEETAE; from the coding sequence ATGCTGGTGCGGAGCCTTGTCGCTGCCCTGCTCGCTGCGTCACTGATGGCGGGGTGTGGCGTGAAGGGGGATCTCTACCTGCCCCCCGAGGATACCGAGGAGACGGCTGAATGA
- a CDS encoding alpha/beta hydrolase — protein sequence MSDSLLETVEVGPADASASVIWLHGLGADGHDFEPIVPELQLPAGAAVRFVFPHAPVRPVTLNGGMAMRAWYDIIGLDRQARQDEAGLAEAAGHARALIAREGERGVPAERVVLAGFSQGGAVALHTGLRHPERLAGIMGLSTYLPLPARLADEASDANRRTPVFLAHGEYDPVLAFELGTSTRNTLEDAGYDVEWHQYPMQHQVCLEEIQALGQWLRRALALQPGD from the coding sequence ATGAGCGATTCGCTGCTCGAGACCGTGGAGGTCGGCCCGGCCGACGCCAGCGCGAGCGTCATCTGGCTGCACGGCCTCGGCGCCGACGGCCACGACTTCGAGCCCATCGTCCCGGAGCTTCAGCTGCCCGCTGGAGCGGCCGTGCGCTTCGTCTTCCCCCACGCCCCCGTGCGCCCGGTGACGCTCAACGGCGGCATGGCCATGCGCGCCTGGTACGACATCATCGGCCTCGACCGGCAGGCGCGTCAGGACGAGGCCGGCCTCGCGGAGGCGGCCGGACACGCCCGGGCGCTGATCGCCCGCGAGGGCGAGCGCGGGGTGCCGGCGGAGCGCGTGGTGCTGGCGGGATTCTCCCAGGGCGGCGCGGTGGCGCTGCACACCGGGCTGCGTCATCCGGAACGCCTCGCCGGCATCATGGGCCTCTCCACCTACCTGCCGTTGCCGGCCCGCCTCGCCGACGAGGCGAGCGACGCCAATCGCCGCACGCCGGTCTTCCTCGCCCACGGCGAGTACGACCCGGTCCTCGCCTTCGAGCTCGGCACCAGCACCCGCAACACGCTCGAGGATGCCGGCTACGACGTGGAGTGGCACCAGTACCCGATGCAGCACCAGGTCTGCCTGGAAGAGATCCAGGCCCTCGGCCAGTGGCTGCGCCGGGCCCTGGCGCTGCAGCCGGGGGATTAA